The sequence CCGCTCTGGCGACGCTGGACGCCGACGTGGTGGTCGCGGCGGGCCGGGTGCCCGTCGAACAGTTGGGCGAGATCCCCGCCCACGTCAGCGTGCACCAGTGGGTGTCGCAGGCGGAACTGTTGCCGCTCGTCGACCTGGTGGTGCACCACGGTGGCAGCGGCACCACCCTCGGCGCGCTCGCGGTGGGCGTACCGCAGTTGCTGCTGCCACAGGGCGCGGACCAGTTCGCCAACGCCGACACGCTTGCCGCCGCCGGTGTCGCAGTGCGGCTCCTGCCCGGCGAGGTGGACGCGGGCGCCATCGCCGAGCAGGTCCACCGGCTGCTGCCGCAGCGCGGCAGCGTCGAGCAGCGCGACGCGGCCCGCCTGATCGCCGAGGAGATCGCCGGCATGCCCTCGCCGGCGGCCGTCGCTCGGCTCCTGCCGGAGTACGCCGCCTGAGGCGAGCCGAAGTCGTCAACTCAGGGTTGACGCGACGAGATGCGTCAACCTATGGTTGACGCATGACAGATCCTCTCCAGATGGGTAACCCCGTCAAGCTCGACGACCTGATCCAGGCGATCAAGACGGCGCACACGGACGCGCTCGACCAACTCACCGACGCGGTCATCGCCGCCGACCACCTCGGCGAGGTGGCCGATCATCTGATCGGGCACTTCGTGGACCAGGCCCGACGCTCGGGCGCCTCCTGGACCGACATCGGCCGCAGCATGGGGGTCACCAAGCAGGCCGCCCAGAAGCGCTTCGTGCCGAAGGCGACCGAGGCGGCAGCGCTCGACCCCAACGCAGGCTTCGGCCGGTTCACCCCTCGCGCCCGCAACGTGGTGATGGCCTCGCAGGAGGAGGCCCGGGCCAGCGGCAACGCCGAGATCGGCCCCGAGCACCTGGTGCTGGGCCTGCTGGCCGAGCCGGAAGGGCTGGCCGCCAGGGTGATGGCTGGTCGGGGCGCCACCCCCGAGGCGGTACGGGAGGCGGTCGGTGCCGTCCTCCCACCACGGGCCGAGCAGGTTCCGGACCTCATCCCGTACGACGCGCGGGGCAAGAAGGCGTTGGAGTTGACCTTCCGGGAGGCGCTGCGCCTCGGGCACAACTACATCGGCACCGAGCACATGCTGCTCGCCCTGCTCGAGCAGGAGGACGGCGCCGGCGTGCTCACCAACCTTGGCCTGGACAAGGCGACGGTCGAGGGCGACCTGGCCGCCGCCCTCGCCGCCGCCGTCGGGAAGAAGTGAGAACCCGGGGTCAGGGGGCCTCAGGAAAGCCGTAACGCAGGGCGTGCTCCGGATCGGCCGGGTCGATCTGGCGTACGCCCGCGTCGGCGAGGCGCTTGTTGACCTCGTCGAGTTGCTCGCGCACCAGGCGGGCCTCCTCCTCCGTGACCCGGCCCCGGTGTGGCTTGCCGGCGTGCTCCAACGTGCCGTAGTCGATCTTCTCGGTGGTCTTGCGGGCCTTGGGTGGGCGGACCCGCTCGGCCGTCTTCAACAGTTGCGCCATCGGCACGTCGGTGGCCATCGCGTCGAACTCGCTGGCGGTCAACACCACCCGGCGGGGCTCACCGCCACCGTGCCGGTCGTGGATCTCCACCACCGCCACGTCCAGCGCGGCATCGTCGATGTTCTCCACCTCGCCCGGGGTGGCGTCCAACTGCACGGGCCCGGCGACCAGGTCCGGGTGCTCCAGCACGACGACGCGGACCACCTCGTCGTCCTGCTGCAGAACCGTGCCGGTGAAGTCGGAGACGTGGATCGTCTTCTTGCCCATGCGCGGAGCTTCTCCTGTCGTAGGCCGGGATGGCGGACCACAAGAAATTACCCGACAGGTGTGCGAAAGCCCCCGCTGGACCTCCTCCGGTGTGTCGCCCCGGGCGACCGTCGGAGGCTCCCCTTCGGTGCCACCCACCCGGTGCTGCGTCAGTGGGTGTTCAGGCGGTGCCGACTGGAGCTGCCGACGGGCAGCTTGTTCAGCCCGGCCCACGACAGGGCGCCGCCGATGGTCCTGGGGTTCCGGTAGCGCGGCTGGGGTGGATTGCCTCCGACGGCCTCCGCCGCCTGCCAGAGTCGCTCGGGGTCCTGCTGGTAGTGGTCGCTCGGCTGAATCGGCATGCGTTCACCGTCCCAAACAAAGGTGTCCAGATATAGAAATACATATGACGGTCGATTCGTGCGGTTGGTTCCCGCACCCCTGGCCCGTTCGGCCCCGACGTATCCTGCGCCCGGCCCTGCCGTCCGGCGTACGGTGATCCACGACGGGTCGGGGTGACGGGGAGGTGCGCATGCTCGACCGGCGGCTGCACCTGCACCTGGCCACCTGGCTCGGCCAGTGGCCGGCCGGGCCGGGGTTGCACGTGGTCGCCTCGCACCGGCGGGCCGCACCGGCCTGGGATGGCCGGCTGCGCCCCGCGCTCGCCGTGGACACCGGGCGGAGTGCCGTGCTCTCCGTCGCGCCGGACCGCGTGGCGGCGATCCGCGAGTTGGTTCGCCGTACGCCGACCCGGCTGCTCGCCGCGTTGCCGGAGGCCGTCGGCCGGCCAGAGTTCTGCGTACACGACGGTCCCTTCCGGTGGAGCCTGGCACCCGCGCCGCTGCCCGACGTGGGGGAGTGGACCGAGCCGACCGCCCCTGGGCTGCCGCCGTGGCTGCGACTCTTCGACCGGCCGGTGCTGGTGGTCCGTGACCCGGACGGCACCTACCTGGCCGGTGCCGGGATCAAGCGGCACGACGCGTACGGGCACGAGTTGGCCGTCGGCACCGTGCCGGCCGCCCAGGGGCGCGGCCTCGCCCGCCGACTGGTGGCCCAGGCGGCACGGCGGGTGCTCGACGAGGGGGCGGTCCCCACCTACCTGCACGAGCGGGACAATCACGCCTCGGCCCGGGTTGCCGACGCGGCGGGTTTCCCGGACCGGGGCTGGCGCGCGTACGGGGTCTATCCGCGCTGAGCGGCATTGGGCGCGGACCGTGGATCCCGGGCCGGATCCACGGTCCGCAACCTCCCCCCAGGCCCCGATTCCGGGTGTAACGGCCGCCGCTGGGGGCGAGCCGCTACGTGTCGATCACGCTACGTATCGAACCGGCTCGGGGCAAGGCTGAAGCTGTCGGTTCGGAGTGTCGAAAAGCGGACTTGACCTGCTTCTTCGCCGGTCGTTGGTGTCGGCCCTGTCAGTGACGGAGCGTGCGAATCAGGTCGAGTACCTGTCGGGTCACCGGCCGCAGGACCCGGAGCCGGGACAGCGCCACGAGCCGGTCGATCAGTGGTACGGCCCCGTCGATCAGCTGACGAGTCTTGGTCTGGCCCGGCGACCGGTCGTGCACCCAGTAGAGGATCACGCCCATGTACGCGAGCCAGAGCAGCTCGGGCAGCTGTGGGCGCAGCTCGGCGTCGACCTTCGCCGTCGAGCCCGTCAACACCTCGCCGAAGAGGTCGATGGCCGACTGTCGGGGGCCGGACGACTCCGCCGAGAAGGGGCTCAACGGTGAGGTGGGCTCCGCCGCCGTCTTGAAGAAGGTCGCCGCGAATCCGTGCGAGGGCGTCAACACGTCGATCCCCGCGTGCAGCACTCCGGCGAGCCGGGGACCGAACGCCTCCTCCCGGTCGAGCACGGGCTGCGCGGCGGCCCGGTGCTCGACCTGGGACTGGGCGTAGAACTCCTGGATCAGGTGGTCCTTGGAACCGAAGTAGTAGTAGGCGTTGCCGACCGCCACGCCGGCCTCCTGCGCGATCGCCCGCATGGTGGTCTGGGCGTAGCCGCGTTCGCGGAACAGCCGCATCGCGGTGTCCCGGATCAGCTGCCGGGTCTGCTCGCCTCGGGCGGTGGCAGGGTCACCCGCAGCGGTCGTCTGCGCAGGCTGCTCGGTCATCGGGGCCACCGTATCCCGCCGTTTCGTCGGCCGGCTCGGCCGACGGGTCGCGGATCCGTTCCCGGATCGCCGAGGCGGCGGCCACCGTCTGCCGGGCGAG comes from Micromonospora vinacea and encodes:
- a CDS encoding TetR/AcrR family transcriptional regulator, with product MTEQPAQTTAAGDPATARGEQTRQLIRDTAMRLFRERGYAQTTMRAIAQEAGVAVGNAYYYFGSKDHLIQEFYAQSQVEHRAAAQPVLDREEAFGPRLAGVLHAGIDVLTPSHGFAATFFKTAAEPTSPLSPFSAESSGPRQSAIDLFGEVLTGSTAKVDAELRPQLPELLWLAYMGVILYWVHDRSPGQTKTRQLIDGAVPLIDRLVALSRLRVLRPVTRQVLDLIRTLRH
- a CDS encoding GNAT family N-acetyltransferase, with amino-acid sequence MLDRRLHLHLATWLGQWPAGPGLHVVASHRRAAPAWDGRLRPALAVDTGRSAVLSVAPDRVAAIRELVRRTPTRLLAALPEAVGRPEFCVHDGPFRWSLAPAPLPDVGEWTEPTAPGLPPWLRLFDRPVLVVRDPDGTYLAGAGIKRHDAYGHELAVGTVPAAQGRGLARRLVAQAARRVLDEGAVPTYLHERDNHASARVADAAGFPDRGWRAYGVYPR
- a CDS encoding Clp protease N-terminal domain-containing protein, giving the protein MTDPLQMGNPVKLDDLIQAIKTAHTDALDQLTDAVIAADHLGEVADHLIGHFVDQARRSGASWTDIGRSMGVTKQAAQKRFVPKATEAAALDPNAGFGRFTPRARNVVMASQEEARASGNAEIGPEHLVLGLLAEPEGLAARVMAGRGATPEAVREAVGAVLPPRAEQVPDLIPYDARGKKALELTFREALRLGHNYIGTEHMLLALLEQEDGAGVLTNLGLDKATVEGDLAAALAAAVGKK
- a CDS encoding DNA repair protein, translated to MPIQPSDHYQQDPERLWQAAEAVGGNPPQPRYRNPRTIGGALSWAGLNKLPVGSSSRHRLNTH